A portion of the Ignavibacteriales bacterium genome contains these proteins:
- the miaA gene encoding tRNA (adenosine(37)-N6)-dimethylallyltransferase MiaA produces the protein MKNRTILAVVGPTASGKTALALSLAEMLDGEIVSADSRQIFKYLDVGTAKPTVAEREQVPHHFIDILDPRETYSAGKYGEDVKRVLQGVFQRGHTPILVGGSGLYVKAAIDGIFDGPESDPEIRAGLEERLSTHGLEALLVELKRVDPNALAQMKEITARRVVRALEVFTIAGRPLSELHAEQIRAVDFGTLQVSLKWDRSDLYARVNSRVDVMMDAGLVNEVRALRAMGLDRNLNALNTVGYKEVFDHLEGITDFERMIEVIKQNSRRFAKRQVTWFAADKRIHEFPMSGRGDVVVVARKIVDLYSGTRKS, from the coding sequence GTGAAGAACCGCACGATCCTTGCAGTTGTTGGTCCAACCGCGTCTGGTAAGACTGCGTTGGCGCTTTCCCTGGCAGAGATGCTTGATGGGGAAATTGTCTCGGCCGATTCACGCCAGATTTTCAAGTACCTCGATGTTGGGACGGCGAAGCCTACTGTGGCCGAAAGAGAGCAGGTGCCGCATCATTTTATCGATATCCTCGATCCCCGTGAAACCTACAGCGCTGGCAAGTACGGAGAGGACGTCAAGAGAGTTCTCCAAGGAGTCTTCCAGCGCGGACATACCCCGATTCTCGTGGGCGGATCTGGGCTGTATGTAAAAGCCGCGATTGACGGGATCTTCGACGGTCCGGAAAGTGATCCCGAGATTCGTGCGGGACTCGAGGAGCGATTGAGCACGCATGGACTGGAAGCGCTTCTTGTCGAGCTAAAGCGTGTGGACCCGAACGCCCTTGCGCAGATGAAGGAAATCACAGCTCGCCGCGTCGTACGTGCGTTGGAAGTGTTCACCATTGCGGGAAGACCTCTGTCTGAACTCCATGCCGAACAAATCCGTGCGGTGGACTTTGGAACTCTTCAAGTGAGCCTGAAATGGGATCGAAGCGATCTCTATGCACGCGTCAATAGCCGGGTTGATGTGATGATGGATGCGGGGCTGGTTAACGAAGTCCGTGCATTACGAGCGATGGGACTCGACAGAAATCTGAACGCGCTCAATACTGTCGGCTACAAAGAAGTGTTCGACCATCTCGAGGGCATCACCGACTTCGAAAGGATGATTGAAGTCATCAAACAGAACTCGAGGAGATTTGCGAAGAGGCAGGTCACCTGGTTCGCAGCCGACAAGAGGATACACGAATTTCCGATGTCGGGCAGGGGAGATGTGGTAGTTGTTGCCAGAAAAATTGTGGACTTGTATTCTGGGACCAGAAAATCGTAG
- a CDS encoding glycosyltransferase family 2 protein, translating to MTAVIIPAFNAEKSMSSLLSGIRKYVGSDAIVVVDDGSSDGTAAAGRDNGVVVISHAVNRGKGAALRTGIEHILASPRYDSVITMDADLQHDPEDIPKFLAAWQARDGDLILGSRGRFGSGMPAHRVLSNTITSALVSARTGVRIRDSQTGFRLISRQVLVAVKVDSDGYEAETEILIKAARKGFRISSVPIETIYAGAPSHMTHWKTTKNFLHVLLREYE from the coding sequence ATGACGGCTGTCATCATCCCGGCATTCAACGCAGAGAAGTCGATGTCGTCGCTGCTCTCAGGTATTCGTAAGTACGTGGGGTCGGATGCCATCGTGGTGGTGGATGACGGTTCCTCGGATGGGACGGCTGCGGCGGGAAGGGACAACGGCGTGGTAGTGATCAGTCACGCTGTCAATCGAGGTAAGGGAGCGGCTCTCCGAACAGGAATTGAACACATCCTTGCATCGCCACGATACGACTCCGTTATTACAATGGATGCTGATCTGCAGCATGATCCCGAAGATATTCCGAAATTTCTGGCTGCCTGGCAGGCGCGCGACGGGGACCTGATCTTGGGTTCCCGCGGCAGATTTGGGAGCGGAATGCCTGCCCATCGCGTGCTGTCAAACACGATTACGTCCGCGTTGGTGTCTGCCCGTACAGGTGTCAGGATTCGGGATAGCCAAACTGGATTTCGCTTGATTTCAAGGCAGGTGCTTGTGGCCGTGAAGGTTGACTCTGACGGGTATGAAGCGGAAACGGAAATCCTTATCAAGGCCGCACGAAAAGGGTTTCGCATTTCGTCTGTGCCGATTGAAACGATTTATGCCGGGGCGCCAAGTCACATGACGCATTGGAAAACGACAAAGAATTTTCTCCACGTGTTACTGAGGGAGTATGAATGA
- a CDS encoding protein-L-isoaspartate(D-aspartate) O-methyltransferase translates to MSRFEDERREMIQVLRDKGITDERLLKAMGKIERHLFVSEPFTNRSYDDTALPIAKQQTISQPYTVAYMTQELASKEGSKVLEIGTGSGYQASVLAEMGCRVFTIERHVDLLLQARKMFDKFGFRIGSKVGDGTVGWSEFAPYDGIIVTAAAPDVPEPLLKQLADGGRLVIPVGTLDMQDLHVFTKTGEIFESRVIKGFKFVPLIGKKGWNGQ, encoded by the coding sequence ATGAGCCGTTTCGAAGATGAACGCCGTGAAATGATACAAGTGCTGCGGGACAAAGGGATCACCGACGAGCGTCTCCTGAAGGCGATGGGGAAGATCGAAAGGCATCTGTTCGTCTCAGAGCCTTTTACCAACCGATCGTATGATGACACCGCTCTTCCGATAGCAAAACAGCAGACGATCTCCCAGCCCTATACTGTGGCCTACATGACTCAGGAATTGGCGTCGAAGGAAGGCAGCAAAGTCCTTGAGATTGGAACGGGCTCCGGCTATCAGGCCTCTGTTCTTGCAGAAATGGGATGCAGGGTGTTTACGATTGAGCGACACGTTGATCTCCTGCTGCAGGCAAGAAAGATGTTCGATAAATTCGGATTTCGGATCGGGTCGAAAGTCGGCGACGGCACCGTAGGCTGGTCGGAGTTCGCACCGTACGACGGGATTATTGTCACTGCGGCAGCTCCGGATGTCCCGGAACCACTTCTTAAGCAGCTTGCTGATGGCGGACGTCTCGTCATTCCGGTTGGCACTCTCGATATGCAGGACCTCCACGTGTTTACCAAAACCGGCGAGATATTCGAGAGCCGTGTGATCAAGGGCTTCAAATTCGTCCCGTTGATTGGCAAAAAGGGTTGGAACGGTCAGTAA
- the upp gene encoding uracil phosphoribosyltransferase, with protein MKNLTVLHHPLVQRDLTLLRDRRTPSNQFRSILRRASTLMAFEVTRDLMLREIPIRTPLASTKGYVLARPVVLVPILRAGLGLVGGFVEVLPDAKVGHIGLYRDEQSLKPVDYYFKVPKNLKEAMVFLLDPMLATGGSLATAITYLKKRGARTLVSVTLVAAPEGVKRVHREHPDVPIFTCSLDKKLNSKGYILPGLGDAGDRIFGTE; from the coding sequence ATGAAGAATCTTACCGTTCTCCACCATCCGCTTGTTCAACGCGACCTTACGCTGCTCCGGGACAGGCGGACACCAAGCAACCAGTTCCGTTCCATCCTGCGGCGGGCTTCGACGTTGATGGCCTTCGAGGTTACGAGAGACCTTATGCTTCGGGAAATCCCCATCAGAACTCCGCTGGCTTCCACGAAGGGATACGTCCTCGCTCGTCCTGTTGTCCTGGTTCCCATCCTGCGTGCAGGCTTGGGACTGGTGGGAGGATTTGTCGAGGTGTTACCTGACGCCAAGGTTGGTCACATTGGCCTCTACCGTGACGAGCAATCACTCAAGCCGGTTGATTACTACTTCAAGGTTCCGAAAAACCTGAAGGAGGCGATGGTATTCTTGCTTGACCCAATGCTCGCGACGGGGGGTAGTCTGGCGACCGCAATCACGTATCTCAAGAAACGAGGCGCCAGGACCTTGGTCAGCGTGACACTTGTGGCAGCGCCGGAAGGTGTCAAACGCGTGCACAGGGAACATCCCGACGTGCCGATCTTCACGTGCTCGTTAGATAAAAAGCTCAACTCCAAAGGGTACATTTTGCCGGGTCTGGGTGACGCGGGCGATCGAATTTTCGGGACTGAGTGA
- the der gene encoding ribosome biogenesis GTPase Der, protein MPSAIIAIVGRPNVGKSTLFNRILGAREAIVHDMPGVTRDRKYAETEWAGTHFTIIDTGGYVPDSEDVFERAIREQASIAIEEADVVVFVVDAQAGITPLDQEITNILRKSKKPICLAVNKIDSAKREIDAAEFYALGLGEPISISALAGRQIGDFLDIITSLLKAAPEEEGEQERLRIAVIGKPNVGKSSLVNALLGKSRQVVTEIPGTTRDPIDSILKYGGEEFVLVDTAGLRKRRRLTESVEFYSAMRTLRSIERCDVALILFDAGRGFDVQDLHIVESTMERRRSAIIAVNKWDLVEKETDTAREYETFLKGKLGIHDHIPIVFVSALTKQRIHKLVDRAKLLHAEQCKRIETSELNDVLLPEIDRNPPKSSSPKEIKIKYITQVKTQPPMFAFFCKEPKLIQESYKRYLANRIRDCFGFAGVPFTLTFKKK, encoded by the coding sequence ATGCCATCTGCCATCATCGCAATCGTGGGACGTCCGAACGTTGGGAAGTCCACGCTCTTCAACCGAATCCTGGGCGCACGGGAGGCTATTGTTCATGACATGCCTGGCGTCACGCGGGACCGGAAATACGCCGAAACCGAATGGGCGGGCACTCACTTCACGATCATCGATACAGGCGGCTATGTCCCGGATTCGGAGGATGTCTTCGAGCGCGCAATACGGGAACAGGCCAGCATCGCCATCGAAGAGGCGGATGTTGTCGTTTTTGTGGTCGATGCACAGGCGGGTATTACTCCCTTGGATCAGGAAATCACCAACATCCTGAGGAAGTCCAAGAAGCCGATTTGCCTCGCGGTGAACAAGATTGACTCCGCCAAACGCGAAATTGACGCGGCGGAGTTCTACGCTCTCGGTCTCGGAGAACCTATATCGATCTCTGCTTTGGCGGGACGACAGATAGGTGATTTCCTGGATATCATCACTTCACTTCTCAAAGCGGCCCCGGAGGAAGAGGGGGAGCAAGAACGTTTGCGTATCGCAGTCATAGGAAAGCCGAATGTGGGGAAATCATCGCTCGTGAACGCTCTCCTGGGCAAATCGAGACAAGTTGTAACTGAGATTCCAGGCACCACGCGAGATCCGATCGACTCTATTCTGAAGTATGGCGGGGAGGAATTTGTTCTTGTCGATACAGCGGGCCTGCGGAAACGTAGACGGCTCACGGAAAGCGTCGAGTTTTATAGTGCAATGCGGACGCTCCGTAGCATCGAGCGGTGCGATGTCGCCCTGATTCTGTTCGACGCAGGGCGTGGATTCGATGTCCAGGATCTTCATATCGTGGAATCGACAATGGAGCGGAGGCGTTCAGCCATCATCGCCGTAAACAAGTGGGACCTGGTCGAGAAGGAGACGGACACCGCCCGCGAATATGAGACATTTCTCAAGGGAAAGCTGGGTATCCATGACCATATACCAATTGTTTTCGTTTCCGCCCTGACAAAACAGCGGATCCACAAGCTGGTTGATCGAGCCAAGTTGCTCCACGCAGAGCAATGCAAACGGATTGAGACCAGTGAGCTCAACGACGTTCTCCTTCCAGAGATCGACCGGAATCCGCCGAAGTCATCAAGCCCAAAAGAGATCAAGATCAAGTACATCACACAGGTCAAGACGCAGCCCCCGATGTTCGCGTTCTTCTGCAAAGAGCCGAAACTTATCCAAGAATCGTACAAGCGCTATCTGGCAAACAGGATCAGAGATTGCTTTGGTTTTGCGGGTGTCCCTTTTACGCTCACGTTCAAGAAGAAGTAA